A portion of the Streptomyces sp. YPW6 genome contains these proteins:
- a CDS encoding lipid-transfer protein, whose translation MKAYIIGVGMTKFEKPETRDWQYWDMVREAGAAALADAGIRYDQVEQVPVGYCFQPSTAGQRAVYELGLTGIPVYNVNNNCATGSSALMLARQFVEGGGSDCVLAVGFEKMARGSLGGGAGGGSGAADFATSPVARHYGVMAARHGFEASPPTAQIFGNAAREHMERYGTTPAQLAAVGAKNHRHSVHNPYAQFQDPYTVEEVLAARTVHRPLTKLQCSPTSDGAAAAVVVSERFVERNALGERAVEIAAQAMATDTEASFASGSCIDVVGAPMARAAAERVYAVSGLGPDDLDVIELHDCFSVNELLTYEALGLCGEGESGKLVESGATTYGGRWVVNPSGGLISKGHPLGATGIAQAAELTWQLRGEAGARQVPGARTALAHNIGLGGAAVVTLLRHG comes from the coding sequence ATGAAGGCGTACATCATCGGTGTCGGCATGACGAAGTTCGAGAAGCCCGAGACCCGCGACTGGCAGTACTGGGACATGGTCCGCGAGGCCGGCGCCGCCGCCCTGGCGGATGCCGGGATCCGCTACGACCAGGTCGAGCAGGTCCCCGTCGGCTACTGCTTCCAGCCCTCCACCGCCGGTCAACGTGCCGTCTACGAGCTGGGGTTGACGGGCATACCCGTCTACAACGTCAACAACAACTGCGCCACGGGGTCCTCCGCCCTGATGCTGGCCCGGCAGTTCGTCGAGGGCGGCGGCAGCGACTGCGTCCTCGCCGTCGGCTTCGAGAAGATGGCCCGCGGCTCCCTGGGCGGCGGGGCGGGCGGCGGGTCCGGCGCCGCGGACTTCGCGACCTCGCCCGTCGCGCGGCACTACGGCGTCATGGCGGCCCGCCACGGCTTCGAGGCGTCCCCGCCCACCGCCCAGATCTTCGGCAACGCGGCCCGTGAGCACATGGAGCGGTACGGGACGACGCCCGCCCAGCTCGCCGCGGTCGGGGCCAAGAACCACCGGCACTCGGTGCACAACCCGTACGCCCAGTTCCAGGACCCGTACACGGTCGAGGAGGTTCTCGCCGCCCGTACCGTCCACCGCCCCCTCACCAAGCTCCAGTGCTCGCCCACCTCCGACGGCGCGGCGGCGGCCGTCGTGGTCTCCGAACGGTTCGTCGAGCGGAACGCCCTGGGGGAGCGGGCGGTGGAGATCGCCGCCCAGGCCATGGCCACCGACACCGAGGCGTCGTTCGCCTCCGGCAGCTGTATCGACGTGGTCGGCGCCCCGATGGCGCGGGCCGCCGCCGAGCGGGTGTACGCCGTGTCGGGCCTGGGCCCCGACGACCTCGACGTCATCGAGCTGCACGACTGCTTCTCCGTCAACGAACTCCTCACCTACGAGGCGCTGGGTCTGTGCGGCGAGGGGGAGTCCGGCAAGCTCGTCGAGTCCGGGGCCACCACCTACGGAGGCCGGTGGGTGGTGAACCCGTCCGGCGGGCTGATCTCCAAGGGGCATCCACTGGGCGCGACCGGCATCGCCCAGGCCGCCGAACTGACCTGGCAGCTGCGTGGGGAGGCCGGAGCCCGCCAGGTCCCCGGCGCCCGGACCGCCCTCGCCCACAACATCGGCCTCGGCGGAGCGGCGGTGGTCACGCTGCTGCGGCACGGCTGA